The Candidatus Roseilinea sp. sequence TTCACGTCGGCCGCCTGTAGGCGCAGGCTATTGGGCGCAATCCACTCCACCGACACGCCGAGCGTCTGCAGCAGGCGCGCCATGATTTCCACATCACGGATGCGCGGCACATTGTGCAGGATCAGCGGCTCTTCGGTAAGCAAGCTGGCAGCCAGCAGCGGCAGCGCCGCATTTTTGTTGCCGGAAGCAACGACCTCGCCGTGCAAGCGAGCGCCGCCGTGGATGACGAACTCTGCATTCATAACGGTTAGACCGCGTCAGATGTGAACCGGCGTGAAAAAGCGTCGCTTGCCGTCTAGGACGGCAAGCGACACCCGGGGCGCGTGAGCGCTAGAGCACCAAGCTCCAGGGATTTTCGAGCAGACGCTTAATCTCGTTGATGAACTGCGCGCCCTCGGCGCCGTCGGTCAGGCGGTGATCGGCGGAGAGCGTCATGTTCATCATCGTGCGGATCACGATCTCGCCGTTGCGCACCACCGGGGTCGGCGTTGCCGTCGCCACGGCCAAGATGCCGGCGTCGGGCTGGTTGACGATGGCGATGAAGTTCTCCACGTTATACATGCCCAGGTTGCTGATGGTGAACGTCTGCCCACCCGTATCACCCGGCTGCATCTTGTTGCTCCGCGCGCGCTCCGCCAACGCAGCCATCTCCTGGCCGATCTGCTTGAGCGTCTTCTTGTCGGCGTCGCGCACAGTCACCGTCACCAGCCCCCCTTCGACCGTCACGGCGCTCGCGACGTGCACGTCATCGCGCCTCTGAATGCCCTCTGCCGTGAATGCGGCGTTCATGTTGGGGAAGCGGCGGAGCGCCAGCGCGACGGCGCGGATGACCATGTCGTTCACCGAGACCTTCACTCCCTCCGGCTTCAGCGACTCGTTGATCTGAGCGCGCAACGCTAAGGCGGCGTCCATCTCCACGGCTACCGTGATGTAGAAGTGCGGCACCTGCTGCTTGCTGGCGACCATGCGCGCCGCGATGGTCTGGCGCATGCGAGTGAGCGGTTGCATCACGCTGGGCGCGGCAGGCGCTGCGGCCTGGGCGACCGGCGTGGGTTGCGGCGCCGGCTCAGGCGCCTTGACGGCCGGGCTGGCCGTCGGCTTGCTCACCGGCTCCGGCGCAGGCGGCGACGGCACAAACGCCTCGACGTCGGCCTTGGTGATGCGGCCATCCGGGCCGGTGCCTTTTACGTAGCGCAGGTCAATGCCGCGCTCCTCGGCCAGGCGCCGGGCGACCGGCGTCGCGATAATCCGCCCCTGATGAACGACTTGCGGCGCAGCAACGGCCGGCTGCATCCGCGGTCCGGTTGGGGGTGCCGCGTTCGACTGCGGCGCATCCGGCGTCGGTTGAGACGCCGACTGCGGCGAAGCGGATGGCGGCGCGCCCGCGATAGGTTCATCCGGGGCGGCGATGATGCCGATGACCTGGCCCACAGGGACTTTTTGGCCGGCTTGCGCGAGGATCTTGCGCAATACGCCGCTGCTGAACGACTCAATCTGGATGGTCGTCTTGTCGGTTTCGATCTCTGCGATCGGCTCGCCTTTCGCCACGGGATCGCCTTCCTTCTTTAACCAAGCGGCGATCGTGCCCTCGGTCATGTCGAACCCCATCTGGGGCATGGTGATTTCTGTAGCCATGTTTTGGAACGCAGAACTGAGCAGCGAGAATTCGTCAAGAGGATATGCTCGTGTTTTGCTCGCTCGGTGCTCGATTTTAGTATTGCTTCTGCATCATCGCGTGCACGGCGGCGATCACATCTTCCGCGAACGGGAGCGTTGCGCGCTCCAGGTTTCTCGCGTAAGGCATCGGCACTTCCAAGCCGGCCACACGCGCGATCGGTGCGTCCAGGTCGTTGAACGCCATTTCCTGTAACGACGCGGCGATCTCCGCGCCCAAGCCAGCCGTGCGCCAGCCCTCTTCAACCACGATGACGCGGTTGGTCTTGTGGACGGATTCCAGCGCCAGCGATAGGTCGAGCGGGCGCAGCGTGCGCAGGTCCACAACCTCGACGTCTATGCCCTCTTCGGCCAGGATGCGCGCGGCTTTCAGGCTCTCCATCGTCATACGCCCCCAGGTCACGATGGTCACGTCCTTGCCCCGCCGCTTGTAGTCCGATACACCGATGGGGATCAGGTATTCCTCATCGGGAACCTCGCCGCGCGTGCCGTAGAGCTGCAGGTGCTCCAAAAATACGACCGGGTCGTCATCGCGGATGCTGGTCTTCAGCAGTCCTTTGGCATCGTAGGGTGTGGACGGCGCGACCACTTTCAAGCCGGGGACATGGGCGAACCAGGCGTCGAAGTTCTGCGAGTGCGTTGCCGCAGTGCGGCCGTGGCCGTTGGGCGTGCGGATGACCATCGGCACTTTGATCTGGCCGTTGAACATGTGGCTTTGCTTAGCGGCGTGGTTGACGATCTGATCCCAGGCCACGAGCGTGAAGTTGACGGTCATGATCTCGCACACCGGCCGCATCCCCCCCATGGCGGCGCCGATGCCGACGCCGATGATCGCCTCTTCGGCGATAGGCGTATCGCGCACACGTCCGGGGAATTCTTTGGCCAGGCCAGAAGTGACGCCGTATGCGCCACCGCCCGCGTAGGCCACCACATCTTCACCCCAGATCACAACGGTGGGATCGCGCTGCATCTCCTCACGCAGCGCACGCTTCAATGCTTCGCGATAAGTGATTTCTGCCATGGCTCATGCGTGTTTGCCGTTCGTCGGGATGTCTTTTGCAATCGTGGGCGGGCGGATGAGCGAGCCGGCGATTTGCATGTTCCGCACGGGTTGTTGGTAGATGTAATCGTAGAGCGTGTCCAGCGCAGGCTCCGGGCTCTTATCGGCGAACTCGATCGCGTCTTCGACTTCACGCTCGACGCTCTCTCGGATGTCCTCGAGTTCCTTTGGCGTGACCAGGTTGCGCTTGAGTAGCACGTCTGTCGCGAATCGCACGATCGGGTCGCGCTCCCTCCACTGCGCAATCTCGGCCTTGTCACGCTGCACATCAGGATCGGCCATCGAGTGGCCGCGGTAGCGATAGGTGACGACGTTGAGGAAGGAAGGCCCTTCGCCTTTGCGCGCGCGCTCTGCCACGCGGCACACGGCCTCGCGCACCGCCATCACGTCCATGCCATCCACTTCTTCGGCATACATGTTGTAGCCGGCAGCCTTCTGGAGCATCGGCACAGCGCTGTGCACATCGTAGTGCGTCCCCATCGCGTACTGGTTGTTCTCGACCAGGAAGATGACCGGCAAGTTCCACAGCTTGGCCCAGTTCAGGGCAGCGTGGAAGGTGCCGATGTTGGTCGAGCCGTCGCCCATCGAGCAGAGCGTCACCCGGCCGGTCTTGAGATACTGCGCTGCTGCGGCCAAACCGGCTGCCAGCGGCAAGTGGCCGCCGACGATGGCGTAGCCGCCCCAGAAGCGGTTCTTCACGTCCACCAGGTGCATCGAGCCGCCGCGCCCGCCG is a genomic window containing:
- a CDS encoding pyruvate dehydrogenase subunit beta — its product is MAEITYREALKRALREEMQRDPTVVIWGEDVVAYAGGGAYGVTSGLAKEFPGRVRDTPIAEEAIIGVGIGAAMGGMRPVCEIMTVNFTLVAWDQIVNHAAKQSHMFNGQIKVPMVIRTPNGHGRTAATHSQNFDAWFAHVPGLKVVAPSTPYDAKGLLKTSIRDDDPVVFLEHLQLYGTRGEVPDEEYLIPIGVSDYKRRGKDVTIVTWGRMTMESLKAARILAEEGIDVEVVDLRTLRPLDLSLALESVHKTNRVIVVEEGWRTAGLGAEIAASLQEMAFNDLDAPIARVAGLEVPMPYARNLERATLPFAEDVIAAVHAMMQKQY
- the pdhA gene encoding pyruvate dehydrogenase E1 component subunit alpha; the protein is MDKENLVALYRQMVLIRVFEDRAAEMYAKAKIAGFLHLYNGQEAVAVGSVSALHPDDDVVVNYRDHGWALARGSSARAVMAELFGRATGTTGGRGGSMHLVDVKNRFWGGYAIVGGHLPLAAGLAAAAQYLKTGRVTLCSMGDGSTNIGTFHAALNWAKLWNLPVIFLVENNQYAMGTHYDVHSAVPMLQKAAGYNMYAEEVDGMDVMAVREAVCRVAERARKGEGPSFLNVVTYRYRGHSMADPDVQRDKAEIAQWRERDPIVRFATDVLLKRNLVTPKELEDIRESVEREVEDAIEFADKSPEPALDTLYDYIYQQPVRNMQIAGSLIRPPTIAKDIPTNGKHA
- a CDS encoding dihydrolipoamide acetyltransferase component of pyruvate dehydrogenase complex, with the protein product MATEITMPQMGFDMTEGTIAAWLKKEGDPVAKGEPIAEIETDKTTIQIESFSSGVLRKILAQAGQKVPVGQVIGIIAAPDEPIAGAPPSASPQSASQPTPDAPQSNAAPPTGPRMQPAVAAPQVVHQGRIIATPVARRLAEERGIDLRYVKGTGPDGRITKADVEAFVPSPPAPEPVSKPTASPAVKAPEPAPQPTPVAQAAAPAAPSVMQPLTRMRQTIAARMVASKQQVPHFYITVAVEMDAALALRAQINESLKPEGVKVSVNDMVIRAVALALRRFPNMNAAFTAEGIQRRDDVHVASAVTVEGGLVTVTVRDADKKTLKQIGQEMAALAERARSNKMQPGDTGGQTFTISNLGMYNVENFIAIVNQPDAGILAVATATPTPVVRNGEIVIRTMMNMTLSADHRLTDGAEGAQFINEIKRLLENPWSLVL